TGTCTATCTCTCTATACGCCGCAACTTTTAACACAAAGTTCAATATCCAAACACAAAAAGCGACGTGGACTACGCAGAACCCCGCACTTTGCTTCCCCGCATGTTCACTGAATGTAACATCCCTGGACCATCCTGAGCCGCTTGTATTCGTGGATTTTCTCTCTTGGGTTTTTATTGCTCAACTatcctttttaaatttttttctcaaatttttTCCTCCTGCAACTCGATTTCGTTTTTTCTGACTTTTCTCCCGCGCTGGCATCGGATACGGAGAGGCGTCTCGCTGGTGTTATGACGACTCCATCACTCCTTTCTTAATATGGAAGGATCCAGCGGGTCGAGTTTTGGGATAGACACTATTTTATCCAGCGCGTCGAACTCTGGCAACCCCGTGCTGATGAACGGAGATTTTCGCCTCGGCGACAGCAGGAGCGCGGATTTCAGGAGCCTGGCCACCCCGTCGCCATGCTCGGAGATAGACACCGTGGGAACGGCCCCCTCGTCCCCCATCTCGGTCACCATGGAGCACGCCGCCGATGCGCATCTGGTGCAGGAcagccttcagcagcagcagcagcagcatcaccacctccaccaccaccaccacaacaataACCACAACCAGCCGCAAAGTTTGCCGCTGtcgcctcagcagcagcagcagcagcagcagcagcaggcgctcGCCGGGGCCGGCTGCGCCCCGAGGAGCGCCACCTCCTCGTTCCTAATCAAAGACATTTTGGGCGACAGTAAACCGCTGGCCGCCTGCGCACCTTACAGCACCAGCGTGTCCTCGCCCCACCACACGCCAAAACCAGAAAGTGCCACGGCTCCGGACGGCTTTCGGCCCAAGTTGGAACAAGACGAGAACCGGGGGAAGTTGGACCGAAGAGACGACATTCAGAGTGAACTGAAATGCAACGGTAAGAGCGCGTTTTGGTGTTTTGCGCTGTTGTTTTGGCGTTTGCTGTACGCGTATTTGAGGTGGAATGTTATgggctacaataaaaaaaaaagtgtagcccatataaatacatatagaCTAGGGACACAgctaaaaatgtatatattgaaAAATCACGAATAATGCTAATAATAGTAATGCGTCACTGTCTGATTCTTTGTCTGAGTCGCAGCGTCCTTTATTAGTGTAATAGATGTGAAAACAGATGTAAGCCTGGTGATTTTCCCCGTGTGCGAGGCCTCCCTAGTGGGTCAATTAGAGAGATTATTGTTCTTCCTAGAGGGGGGATCATGGTGCACTAGAACCCAGCTACAAATAGAGATGGATTGACATATCGATTTCTCGTTTTCTCATagaggcaaaataaataaataaaacttcaggtgacaaatacacacaaacgtTTTTCTCGTTtttgtatttgctttttttttttttgttgctctcgCTTCGGTTTCGTGCCACACGTGTGAGCAACTCTGAGCAAGTATTTATAAAGTTTGACTGGAGGCATGGAGGCTGAGCGTTGCACCTGCTCGTGGttatttttggtttattttaatgggctcagcatcaaaaaaaaaagtagaatgAATCAAATAAAAGCCGTTTTCTTGCTGCGGCAGCGAGTGAGGAAGTGCAGGCCTGACTGTTGTGCTTGTAATCCCGCGGCCTTTTAGGAGCTAAAGAAGAAGGCGACCGGGAGATCTCCAGTAGCAGAGACAGTCCTCCGATGCGCACAAAAAAGCCTCGCAAAGCACGGACAGCCTTTACCGACCACCAGCTCAACCAGCTGGAGAGGAGCTTCGAGCGACAGAAATACCTCAGCGTGCAGGACCGCATGGACCTGGCCGCGGCTCTCAACCTGACCGACACGCAAGTCAAGACGTGGTACCAGAACAGACGGTAGGTCACCGCGCCGGCACATGGCTGCAGACACCGACATCCCAACAACAAAAGTAATAACAAGTGATCCATGGAAAGAGAGATTTTCTTTCCAGTTTCAAAGATATGTTTCTATTAAAAAATGTAGTTTATCCATCCCAAAAATATTTGGGATGgatttcatttttactttgtatttcGTTTTGTTTAGAAttgctgaatatttattttttattttttatttcagcctgTCATGATCAATTTTGCATGTAAGACAGTCCTTTAATTTCACACTGCCATATCTGATGCATGTGTTCAGCAGGCTTGTTCATCTTGTATTCTAAACGCATCACATTTTTAGCATTCGGAATTTTGAGAGGGCAAAATAGATTTTATTCAATTCACTTAATACATTGTAGAGGCCTGcgtcatttcaatttcaaaactAAAAGTCCCGCTTGGTTTTATGAGGTTTTTGCACTACTTACTTTTCAGAACATTTTACATTAGCATTATTTATTTGGCTTGCACTTATGTTTGTATCGTAACCGGACCTTTTGCTCATATTATAGTTAATCAATTAATTCCATTTCAGTATGTAACGAAACTCTTATCGTTCTGGTCAAATCTGTTTGTGATGCACATGTTGCCTCCTCGGTAATTGAAAATGTAgtagttaaatatatatatttcttcacCCCCAAACCGTCTTTTAAAATTCCGTAACTTTTATTGTATCTGCAACTCTTCAAAATAAAGACTCGTTTACTTAAAAATACTTCATTCAGATACTTTGTGCAGCTGTGAGACAAGTGCGCTTTGATAAGTTTGGACCAAAGCAGATCAGCACTGTGCCGTCTTGATATGTCCTCCTTTGCCTAATTAAACCTTAACCAGAACGCGGTGCCTGCAATAATTAGGCCCCTGCATACCAATTAAAAGGGCCGTTTGGGGAATTAACGAGAGCGCATGAGCTGATTCAATAATTCATCTCCTGTATTTTGATCCGATTCTCCAGGACGAAGTGGAAGAGGCAGACGGCGGTGGGATTAGAGCTGCTGGCCGAAGCAGGGAACTACTCGGCCTTACAGAGAATGTTCCCGTCGCCCTATTTCTACCACCCGAGCCTGCTGGGCACCGTGGACAGCACGACGGCGGCCGCCGCGGCCGCGGCCATGTACAGCAGCATGTACCGGACTCCTACCGCGCCGCATCCCGGCCTCCAGAGACCTCTGGTCCCGCGGGTGCTCATTCACGGCCTCGGGCCGGGGGGGCAACCGGCGCTAAACCCCCTGTCTAACTCCATGTCCGGCACGCCGCACCAGCGGTAGAACTCGATAGAAGACGATACAAAGACGGTGAGACCAGAAACCTGGTTGAACGTGAGATGTGAGTAACTGCATCGGAACCGCattgcaggacttgttcgctctctctctctctccaaaaaaaagagacccgtttaaag
This Gasterosteus aculeatus chromosome 8, fGasAcu3.hap1.1, whole genome shotgun sequence DNA region includes the following protein-coding sequences:
- the barhl2 gene encoding barH-like 2 homeobox protein, encoding MEGSSGSSFGIDTILSSASNSGNPVLMNGDFRLGDSRSADFRSLATPSPCSEIDTVGTAPSSPISVTMEHAADAHLVQDSLQQQQQQHHHLHHHHHNNNHNQPQSLPLSPQQQQQQQQQQALAGAGCAPRSATSSFLIKDILGDSKPLAACAPYSTSVSSPHHTPKPESATAPDGFRPKLEQDENRGKLDRRDDIQSELKCNGAKEEGDREISSSRDSPPMRTKKPRKARTAFTDHQLNQLERSFERQKYLSVQDRMDLAAALNLTDTQVKTWYQNRRTKWKRQTAVGLELLAEAGNYSALQRMFPSPYFYHPSLLGTVDSTTAAAAAAAMYSSMYRTPTAPHPGLQRPLVPRVLIHGLGPGGQPALNPLSNSMSGTPHQR